The following coding sequences are from one Panicum hallii strain FIL2 chromosome 5, PHallii_v3.1, whole genome shotgun sequence window:
- the LOC112892128 gene encoding pentatricopeptide repeat-containing protein At3g46790, chloroplastic has translation MSPLACQATNILQKSARHLRAALSFPFVPPPPLHPLAAALSELRPQPHPHPQISPAPPHGEAPPRRPRRLHPRPSSIPMSAPASPHTSLLHLPHHPFGPRRPRLTRLRCLASLAPASSGASPANENHLIQTLCAHGHLARAAALLQGLPAPTQRTYESLLLAAARAGDAALAAAVHRRLEADPVFRSDPFLSTRLIDAYATLSALPAARQVFDEAPVKNIFVWNAMLKALALADHGEEALARLVDMGRLGVPVDSYSYAHGLKACIAASASHAPASARVREMHAHAIRRGYGLHTHVATTLIDCYAKLGTVTYAERVFAWMPERNVVSWSAMIGCYAKNERPGDAIVLFQEMMASDADLVPNSITIVSVLNACAGVNALGQGKVLHAYILRRGFDSLVSVLNTLMAMYMKCGCLEVGRHIFNLIGCRRNVVSWNSLISGYGMHGFGHESLQVFEEMIKEGVSPSIITFISLLGACSHAGLVEEGKKLFESMVEYNVTPRAEHYACMVDLLGRAGCLDEAVELIQSMRIEPSPQVWGSLLGACRIHGHVEYAEMACSHLFDLEPRNAGNYVLLAEIYARAKLQNQVDVLKELLEEHALEKVPGCSWIEVKKKLYAFVSVDNKNPQVDELQALIGEFVTQMKNEGYVPDIRSVLYDIEEEEKERILLGHSEKLAVAFGLINTGRGEVIRITKNLRLCEDCHSVTKFISKFTEREIVVRDVNRFHHFRDGVCSCRDYW, from the coding sequence ATGAGCCCACTGGCCTGCCAAGCCACAAATATCCTGCAAAAATCTGCACGTCACCTGCGCGCGGCGCTGTCCTTTCCGTTCGTTCCGCCTCCGCCTCTCCACCCGCTGGCCGCTGCTCTGTCCGAGCTCcgaccccaaccccacccacACCCCCAAAtatcccccgcgccgccgcacggTGAAGCCCCTCCTCGCCGTCCGCGCCGCCTCCACCCGCGCCCCAGCTCCATCCCCATGTCCGCCCCCGCTTCCCCGCACACCTCCCTCCTCCACTTGCCCCACCACCCGTTCGGGCCCCGGCGGCCGAGGCTGACGCGCCTCAGGTGCCTCGCGTCGCTAGCGCCCGCGTCATCGGGCGCTTCGCCGGCGAACGAGAACCATCTGATACAGACGCTCTGCGCCCACGGGCACCTCGCCCGGGCCGCGGCGCTCCTCCAGGGACTCCCGGCGCCCACGCAGCGCACCTACGAGTCGCTCCTCCTCGCAGCCGCGCGGGCCGGggacgccgccctcgccgccgccgtgcatcGCCGGCTCGAGGCCGACCCGGTGTTCCGCTCGGACCCCTTCCTGTCGACCCGCCTCATCGACGCCTACGCCACGCTGAGCGCGCTCCCCGCCGCGCGCCAGGTGTTCGACGAGGCGCCCGTGAAGAACATCTTCGTGTGGAACGCGATGCTCAAGGCGCTCGCGCTCGCCGACCATGGCGAGGAGGCGCTCGCGCGCCTGGTCGACATGGGCAGGCTCGGCGTCCCCGTCGACAGCTACAGCTACGCGCACGGGCTTAAGGCCTGCATTGCAGCGTCAGCGTCGCACGCGCCGGCCTCTGCCCGTGTACGGGAGATGCACGCTCATGCCATTCGTCGCGGCTATGGATTGCACACGCATGTCGCCACCACTCTTATTGACTGCTATGCGAAGCTTGGGACTGTCACCTACGCAGAGCGAGTGTTTGCTTGGATGCCTGAGAGGAATGTTGTGTCATGGAGTGCCATGATTGGATGCTACGCCAAGAATGAGCGCCCTGGTGATGCGATTGTGCTCTTCCAGGAGATGATGGCTTCTGATGCAGACCTGGTACCAAACTCGATCACAATTGTTAGCGTCTTGAATGCTTGTGCTGGGGTGAATGCGCTTGGGCAGGGCAAAGTGCTGCATGCATACATCCTTCGAAGGGGCTTTGACTCACTTGTTTCAGTGCTCAACACATTGATGGCAATGTACATGAAATGTGGATGCCTTGAAGTTGGGCGGCACATCTTCAATTTGATAGGATGCAGAAGGAATGTTGTGTCATGGAATTCACTTATATCTGGATACGGAATGCATGGCTTCGGCCATGAGTCACTCCAAGTGTTTGAGGAGATGATAAAGGAGGGCGTTTCACCAAGTATCATCACATTTATCAGTCTCCTTGGGGCCTGTAGCCATGCTGGACTTGTGGAGGAGGGAAAGAAGCTATTTGAATCAATGGTGGAGTACAATGTCACACCTCGTGCAGAGCACTATGCTTGCATGGTTGACCTTCTTGGTCGTGCTGGGTGTTTGGATGAAGCTGTGGAGCTGATACAGAGCATGCGCATTGAACCAAGCCCTCAAGTTTGGGGCTCACTTCTTGGAGCTTGCAGGATTCATGGCCATGTAGAGTATGCTGAGATGGCATGCTCTCATCTCTTCGATCTTGAGCCCCGAAATGCTGGAAATTATGTCCTCCTGGCAGAGATTTATGCTCGAGCTAAATTGCAGAACCAAGTTGATGTGCTCAAGGAGCTACTTGAAGAGCATGCCCTGGAGAAGGTGCCAGGTTGTAGCTGGATAGAGGTGAAGAAGAAGCTGTACGCATTTGTCTCTGTGGATAACAAGAACCCACAGGTGGACGAGCTGCAAGCCCTGATAGGCGAGTTTGTGACACAGATGAAGAATGAGGGTTATGTCCCTGACATAAGATCTGTTCTGTATGATATtgaagaagaggaaaaagaGCGGATTCTGCTTGGTCACAGTGAGAAGTTGGCCGTTGCTTTTGGGCTTATCAACACTGGCAGGGGAGAGGTTATCAGGATCACCAAGAACCTGAGGCTTTGTGAGGACTGTCATTCAGTCACCAAGTTCATCTCCAAATTCACAGAGCGGGAGATTGTTGTGAGGGATGTGAATCGGTTTCACCACTTCAGAGATGGAGTTTGCTCATGCAGGGACTATTGGTGA